A region from the Cryptosporangium arvum DSM 44712 genome encodes:
- a CDS encoding ABC transporter permease, translated as MGIATTTAAEEFARRRQSPLQRVQHVLHGHPSLSPLIVLVIAFAVFSALNPRFAQPASLSLLLQQVAVIGALAVGQTLIILTAGIDLSVGAVTILAMMVAAKLAEDGGIPGVLAVLVALALGVVAGLINGALVTRISLPPFIVTLGTLSVFTAIGLLYTSGQSVQADALPALLNWTGESFGVGRWRITWGVVIVVLLYLGVGFALANTAWGRHVYAVGDDKEAARLAGIRVDRVLLSVYAVAGAIYGLTAWILIGRAGAASPNAITDANLESITAVVIGGTSLFGGRGALLGTLLGALIVGAFRSGLSLAGVDDQYRVLAVGLLVIVAVGVDQWIRRVKA; from the coding sequence CTGGGGATAGCCACCACGACGGCCGCCGAGGAGTTCGCGCGGCGCCGGCAGTCCCCGCTGCAACGGGTGCAGCACGTGCTGCACGGCCACCCCTCGCTCAGCCCGCTGATCGTCCTGGTCATCGCATTCGCCGTGTTCTCGGCGCTCAACCCCCGCTTCGCCCAGCCCGCGTCGCTCTCCCTGCTGCTGCAGCAGGTCGCGGTCATCGGTGCGCTGGCGGTGGGCCAGACGCTGATCATCCTCACCGCGGGAATCGACCTGTCGGTCGGCGCGGTCACGATCCTGGCGATGATGGTCGCGGCAAAGCTCGCCGAGGACGGCGGGATCCCCGGCGTCCTGGCGGTGCTCGTCGCGCTCGCGCTCGGCGTCGTCGCCGGGCTGATCAACGGCGCGCTGGTCACCCGGATCTCGCTCCCGCCGTTCATCGTCACGCTCGGCACGCTGAGCGTCTTCACCGCGATCGGCCTGCTCTACACCAGCGGGCAGAGCGTCCAGGCCGACGCACTCCCGGCGCTGCTGAACTGGACCGGCGAGTCGTTCGGCGTCGGCCGGTGGCGCATCACCTGGGGCGTGGTGATCGTCGTCCTGCTCTACCTGGGGGTCGGCTTCGCGCTGGCCAACACCGCGTGGGGCCGGCACGTCTACGCGGTCGGCGACGACAAGGAGGCCGCCCGCCTGGCCGGCATCCGCGTCGACCGCGTCCTGCTCAGCGTCTACGCGGTCGCCGGAGCGATCTACGGCCTCACCGCCTGGATCCTGATCGGCCGGGCCGGGGCGGCCAGCCCCAACGCCATCACCGACGCCAACCTGGAGAGCATCACGGCCGTGGTCATCGGCGGTACCAGCCTCTTCGGCGGCCGGGGGGCGCTGCTGGGCACGCTGCTCGGCGCGCTCATCGTCGGCGCGTTCCGCAGCGGCCTGTCGCTGGCCGGCGTCGACGACCAGTACCGCGTGCTGGCCGTCGGCCTCCTGGTGATCGTCGCGGTCGGTGTCGACCAGTGGATCCGGAGGGTGAAGGCATGA
- a CDS encoding substrate-binding domain-containing protein translates to MNKRRVLGVLTAVALALAAAGCGDSGSSDSVSVSLITKNSTNPFFVTMQDGAKKAAADNGVKLTLAAGKEDGDEQTQVQAIEDAIARGDKGILITPNGPGVNSAIKKARDAGLYVIALDTPPDPADTVDITFATDNFRAGELIGKWTAVQLAGKPATIALLDLFNDKIVSVDYNRDQGFLTGMGIPTGDKMKNGDEAKTGRYSGGTYQIVCNEPTQGAEDGGRTAMERCLTKNPGINVVYTLNEPAAVGAQKALKAAGITNALVVSVDGGCDGVKQVKDGIINATSQQYPVKMAELGVKAIKDIATDGKKPSVTGGKDFFDTGVALVTDKPADGVESIDTTKGAELCWG, encoded by the coding sequence ATGAACAAGCGCAGAGTCTTAGGCGTTCTCACCGCGGTCGCGCTGGCCCTGGCCGCCGCCGGATGCGGTGACAGCGGCAGCAGCGACTCGGTCTCGGTCTCACTGATCACCAAGAACTCCACGAACCCGTTCTTCGTGACGATGCAGGACGGCGCGAAGAAGGCCGCGGCCGACAACGGAGTCAAGCTCACCCTGGCCGCCGGCAAGGAAGACGGCGACGAGCAGACCCAGGTGCAGGCCATCGAGGACGCGATCGCCCGTGGCGACAAGGGCATCCTGATCACCCCGAACGGACCCGGCGTCAACTCCGCGATCAAGAAGGCGCGCGACGCCGGCCTCTACGTCATCGCGCTGGACACTCCCCCGGACCCCGCCGACACGGTCGACATCACGTTCGCCACCGACAACTTCCGCGCCGGTGAGCTGATCGGCAAGTGGACCGCGGTGCAGCTCGCCGGGAAACCGGCGACGATCGCGCTGCTCGACCTGTTCAACGACAAGATCGTCTCGGTCGACTACAACCGCGACCAGGGCTTCCTCACCGGCATGGGCATCCCCACCGGCGACAAGATGAAGAACGGCGACGAGGCGAAGACCGGCCGGTACTCCGGCGGCACTTACCAGATCGTGTGCAACGAGCCCACGCAGGGCGCCGAGGACGGCGGCCGGACCGCGATGGAACGCTGCCTGACCAAGAACCCGGGCATCAACGTCGTCTACACGCTCAACGAACCGGCCGCGGTCGGTGCGCAGAAGGCCCTGAAGGCCGCGGGCATCACGAACGCGCTCGTCGTCTCGGTCGACGGCGGCTGCGACGGCGTGAAGCAGGTCAAGGACGGCATCATCAACGCGACCTCCCAGCAGTACCCGGTCAAGATGGCCGAGCTCGGCGTGAAGGCGATCAAGGACATCGCGACCGACGGGAAGAAGCCGTCGGTCACCGGCGGCAAGGACTTCTTCGACACCGGCGTCGCGCTGGTCACCGACAAGCCGGCCGACGGCGTCGAGAGCATCGACACCACCAAGGGCGCCGAGCTGTGCTGGGGATAG